A stretch of Ranitomeya variabilis isolate aRanVar5 chromosome 3, aRanVar5.hap1, whole genome shotgun sequence DNA encodes these proteins:
- the LOC143817913 gene encoding uncharacterized protein LOC143817913 → MSPPYIVCSTNASSHDASIDTLLNRISKVRRAAVVIQEFFIQMLQFLDEYCDELRCEEEEWRKMREMLQSLMEFSSPCEGKADRRSQRIIATYFTEMRSLLRNKNDGVCPLLMVDVMMTRLLHLMTQLSARM, encoded by the exons ATGTCTCCTCCGTATATTGTATGCAGCACCAATGCCTCCTCTCATGATGCGTCCATTGATACATTGCTTAATCGCATCTCCAAG GTGAGACGAGCCGCTGTCGTCATCCAGGAATTTTTCATCCAAATGCTTCAGTTTCTGGATGAATATTGTGATGAGCTCCGGTGCGAAGAGGAAGAATGGCGGAAGATGAGGGAAATGCTGCAAAGTCTGATGGAGTTCTCATCTCCTTGTGAAGGAAAGGCCGATAGGAGGAGTCAGCGGATAATCGCCACTTACTTTACTGAAATGCGGTCCCTGCTGAGAAATAAG AATGATGGCGTCTGCCCTCTATTAATGGTGGATGTAATGATGACGAGACTTCTACACCTGATGACCCAACTCTCCGCCCGCATGTGA